The Roseibaca calidilacus genome has a window encoding:
- a CDS encoding GNAT family N-acetyltransferase: MVDLPDKALQIVADRARPDIVLGISAEGRTVGVLELFKGRDGHAEIGISVEDTFQGKGYGKALFLDGLAAASKLGVRTADLYFASENHGIRSLVHSAGGQTQQCGAECEAHIDIGHFTDGLVDTHDPGIPRPTRLHH; the protein is encoded by the coding sequence ATGGTCGATTTGCCCGATAAAGCGCTGCAAATCGTGGCGGACCGCGCCCGCCCGGACATCGTCCTTGGCATCTCGGCAGAGGGGCGGACTGTCGGGGTGCTGGAACTGTTCAAAGGCCGCGATGGGCATGCGGAGATCGGAATCTCCGTTGAAGATACCTTTCAAGGCAAGGGCTATGGCAAGGCTCTTTTTTTGGATGGGTTGGCCGCGGCGAGCAAGCTTGGGGTGCGCACAGCGGATCTTTATTTTGCCAGTGAAAACCATGGTATCCGCAGTCTTGTTCACAGTGCCGGTGGCCAGACCCAGCAATGCGGCGCTGAATGCGAAGCCCATATCGATATTGGGCATTTCACGGACGGCTTGGTAGATACGCATGATCCCGGCATACCCAGACCGACCCGTCTTCATCACTGA
- a CDS encoding OmpA family protein, protein MNYHARMLATGALSVATLMGCTNMDGTANQPGTGAVIGGLTGAAAGQIIGGNTGATVIGGALGAALGGVIGTQMAAQERELRQSLAGTGASITNTGSDLRVVLPEAVTFRTGSSVVESGFQPALAQVSQSLSRHPNSSVRVVGHTDTVGSAALNNQLSQDRALAVARVLIRNGTNANRIVVSGRGFYEPIASNNTVEGRAENRRVEIVITPTG, encoded by the coding sequence ATGAACTATCACGCAAGAATGCTGGCAACGGGCGCTTTGAGCGTTGCGACTCTCATGGGCTGCACCAATATGGACGGCACGGCAAACCAGCCTGGCACCGGCGCAGTGATCGGCGGGCTGACCGGGGCTGCGGCAGGACAGATCATCGGCGGTAATACCGGTGCGACGGTGATCGGCGGTGCACTCGGCGCGGCCTTGGGTGGCGTGATTGGCACACAGATGGCCGCACAAGAGCGCGAGCTGCGCCAGTCGCTGGCGGGCACTGGAGCTTCGATCACGAACACCGGCAGCGACTTACGGGTCGTCTTGCCCGAAGCCGTTACGTTCCGCACCGGGTCTTCGGTCGTCGAGTCCGGGTTCCAACCTGCTCTGGCGCAGGTTTCACAAAGCCTGAGCCGTCACCCGAATTCCAGCGTCCGAGTGGTTGGACATACCGATACCGTCGGATCGGCGGCGCTGAATAACCAGCTGAGCCAAGACAGGGCCTTGGCCGTGGCGCGGGTTCTGATCCGCAATGGCACCAACGCAAACCGGATCGTGGTGTCGGGACGCGGGTTCTACGAGCCGATCGCTTCGAACAACACCGTGGAAGGTCGTGCAGAAAACCGCCGGGTCGAAATCGTGATTACACCGACCGGCTAA
- the tnpC gene encoding IS66 family transposase yields MSQTLDLSQFPDLPPEVVNAFAAQKAALDAAQFEARVERAARQHEQAVVAEKEAFITELKALIEKLEGQVQDYRRTKFGPKSEKLDPAQLELALEDLETAIAETQAQIAAVEDRIAVSETDPDKRKPRAPRKARALPENLPRTLRVVEPESIACPCGCGDMVKIGEDRSERLDYIPARYQVIVTIRPKYACPKGRTGVVQAKAPAHLLEGSWPTEALLAQIAVSKHSEHMPLNRQAMVMARHGVPIDRSVLADWMGRTGALIAPVVDHMAKRLMAESTRLYVDETTAPVLDPGRGKTKTGYLWAVLRDDRGWGGTAPPGVVFHYRPGRKGAYAAEILDGFNGTIQVDAYGGYTHLATSKRTGGDPLQLAFCWAHGRRKLIKAKPKKGSPIVDEALLRIAALYKIEDAIRGLDPDRRRAVRQEMSHPLVDEFFTWLKAQAARVSRKSDLGEAMAYMLKRQDGFRLFLEDGRVDIDSNLVENAIRSPAMNRRNALFAGHDEGGRNWARFASLIGTCKMNGVEPYAYLRDLFTKLANGHLDKGIDALMPWAYAQQDKGA; encoded by the coding sequence ATGTCGCAAACGCTCGATCTTAGCCAGTTTCCAGACCTGCCGCCCGAGGTGGTGAATGCCTTTGCCGCCCAAAAGGCAGCGCTGGACGCCGCACAGTTTGAGGCGCGGGTTGAACGCGCGGCACGGCAGCATGAACAGGCAGTGGTAGCCGAAAAGGAGGCCTTCATCACCGAGCTGAAGGCGCTGATCGAGAAGCTGGAAGGCCAGGTTCAGGACTACCGGCGCACCAAGTTCGGGCCGAAATCCGAGAAGCTGGACCCCGCCCAGCTAGAGTTGGCGCTGGAAGATCTGGAAACTGCCATCGCCGAGACACAGGCGCAGATCGCCGCTGTCGAAGACAGGATCGCGGTCAGCGAGACAGACCCCGACAAGCGCAAACCACGCGCACCCCGCAAGGCACGGGCACTGCCGGAAAACCTGCCGCGCACCCTACGGGTGGTCGAGCCTGAAAGTATCGCATGCCCCTGCGGCTGCGGGGACATGGTCAAGATTGGCGAAGACCGGAGCGAGCGGCTGGATTACATCCCGGCGCGCTATCAGGTGATCGTCACGATCCGCCCGAAATACGCCTGCCCCAAGGGGCGCACAGGCGTGGTGCAAGCCAAGGCGCCTGCGCATCTGTTGGAGGGCAGCTGGCCCACCGAGGCGTTGCTGGCACAGATTGCCGTCTCCAAGCATTCCGAGCACATGCCACTGAACAGGCAGGCCATGGTCATGGCGCGGCACGGGGTCCCGATCGACCGATCCGTATTGGCCGACTGGATGGGCCGTACCGGGGCGCTGATCGCACCTGTCGTTGACCACATGGCCAAGCGCCTGATGGCCGAGAGCACGCGGCTTTACGTCGATGAAACCACCGCCCCGGTTCTCGACCCGGGGCGTGGAAAGACCAAGACTGGCTATTTGTGGGCCGTGTTGCGCGATGATCGCGGTTGGGGTGGGACTGCGCCGCCGGGTGTGGTGTTCCATTATCGTCCCGGACGGAAAGGCGCGTATGCCGCCGAAATCCTCGACGGCTTCAACGGCACGATCCAGGTCGATGCCTATGGTGGCTATACCCATCTGGCCACATCCAAGCGCACAGGTGGCGATCCGCTGCAGCTGGCTTTCTGCTGGGCGCACGGCAGGCGCAAGCTGATCAAGGCCAAGCCGAAGAAGGGATCGCCCATCGTGGACGAGGCGCTGTTGCGGATCGCGGCGCTTTACAAGATCGAGGACGCCATCCGGGGGCTCGACCCGGACCGCCGCCGGGCTGTCCGGCAGGAAATGTCCCACCCGCTTGTCGATGAATTCTTCACTTGGCTAAAGGCACAGGCCGCCCGCGTCTCGCGCAAATCCGACCTCGGTGAGGCCATGGCCTACATGCTGAAACGGCAGGACGGCTTCAGGCTATTCCTCGAGGACGGACGCGTCGACATCGACTCCAACCTTGTCGAAAACGCCATCCGCAGCCCGGCCATGAACCGCCGCAACGCGCTCTTCGCCGGCCACGACGAGGGCGGGCGCAATTGGGCCCGCTTCGCCAGCCTGATCGGCACATGCAAGATGAACGGCGTCGAACCCTATGCCTATCTGCGTGATCTCTTCACCAAGCTGGCCAATGGCCATCTCGACAAGGGCATCGATGCGCTGATGCCATGGGCATATGCCCAGCAGGACAAGGGTGCATAG
- the tnpB gene encoding IS66 family insertion sequence element accessory protein TnpB (TnpB, as the term is used for proteins encoded by IS66 family insertion elements, is considered an accessory protein, since TnpC, encoded by a neighboring gene, is a DDE family transposase.): MIVAGQRLPILIATKPVDFRCGHNALALIVQTELKLDPHSGVTVVFRSKRGDRLKILVWDGTGMVLIYKVLEQGSFAWPKIQDGVMRLSRAQAEALFEGLDWRRVVAQRVLAPTAAG; this comes from the coding sequence ATGATCGTCGCGGGTCAGAGGCTGCCGATCCTGATCGCGACGAAGCCAGTAGACTTCCGCTGTGGGCACAACGCTCTGGCGCTGATCGTGCAGACGGAGCTGAAGCTCGATCCGCATTCCGGGGTGACGGTGGTGTTTCGGTCAAAACGCGGGGACAGGTTGAAGATCCTTGTGTGGGATGGCACCGGAATGGTGCTGATCTACAAGGTCCTGGAACAGGGCAGCTTCGCCTGGCCGAAGATTCAGGACGGGGTTATGCGGCTGTCTCGGGCGCAGGCGGAAGCCTTGTTCGAAGGTCTGGATTGGCGGCGGGTGGTGGCGCAAAGGGTGCTGGCACCGACTGCGGCAGGATGA
- the tnpA gene encoding IS66-like element accessory protein TnpA → MPARRSARRWRFRMADGGDGFMGRCEIVEPRRRNRRWPSEVKAKIVAESYQPGARVVDVARKYDLLPHHLSDWRRHARQGRLALPGDLMDALNGSPASEAAEPAFVPLSILPEPMDQPVFSTAAAAQDGSGVLTIEVGSDLRLRIPGDVTVERAAALVRALRGAT, encoded by the coding sequence ATGGTGGCGACGGATTTATGGGTCGGTGTGAAATTGTTGAACCGCGACGGCGCAATCGCCGATGGCCATCGGAAGTGAAAGCGAAGATTGTCGCGGAGAGTTATCAGCCTGGGGCGCGGGTTGTGGATGTGGCACGCAAATACGATTTGCTCCCACATCACCTGTCAGATTGGCGTCGCCATGCCCGACAGGGTCGGTTGGCTTTGCCGGGTGACCTGATGGATGCGCTGAACGGATCGCCTGCGTCGGAGGCGGCGGAGCCTGCCTTTGTGCCGCTGTCAATTCTGCCCGAGCCCATGGATCAGCCGGTGTTTTCCACGGCCGCGGCCGCGCAGGATGGCTCTGGTGTGCTGACGATTGAGGTCGGGTCCGACCTGCGCTTGCGTATTCCCGGTGATGTTACAGTGGAGCGCGCGGCGGCGCTGGTGCGTGCATTGCGCGGGGCGACATGA